From Glycine max cultivar Williams 82 chromosome 11, Glycine_max_v4.0, whole genome shotgun sequence, the proteins below share one genomic window:
- the LOC100790923 gene encoding probable indole-3-acetic acid-amido synthetase GH3.1: MAVDSEVPRAERSAKALQFIEEVTKNTDSVQERVLTEILTQNAETEYLKRFGLNGATDRDTFKSKVPVVTYEDLQPDIQRIANGDSSPILCSHPISEFLTSSGTSAGERKLMPTIHEEMDRRQLLYSLLMPVMNQYVSDLDKGKALHFLFIKAEAKTPGGLVARPVLTSYYKSEQFRKRPFDPYNVLTSPNEAILCPDSFQSMYTQMLCGLIMRHEVLRVGAVFASGLLRAIRFLQLNWEQLSHDILTGTLNPKITEPSIKERMSKILKPDPQLAAFIKNECSVENWERIIVRIWPNTKYLDVIVTGAMAQYIPTLDYYSGGLPKPCTMYASSECFFGLNLKPMSEPSDVSYTILPNMGYFEFLPHDDSSPVTLSKDSPPRLVELADVELGKYYELIITTYSGLCRYRVGDILQVTGFHNSDPQFRFVRRKNVLLSIDSDKTDEAELQKAIENASELLKEFNTSVVEYTSFADTKSIPGHYVIYWELMMKDSSHPPTNQVLNQCCLVMEESLNSVYRQGRVADNSIGPLEIRVVKNGTFEELMDYAISRGASINQYKVPRCVSFTPIMELLDSRVVSFHFSPAAPHWTPERRR; the protein is encoded by the exons ATGGCCGTTGATTCTGAGGTCCCTCGTGCCGAGAGGAGCGCAAAGGCTCTTCAGTTCATCGAGGAAGTTACAAAAAACACTGACTCCGTCCAGGAGAGAGTCCTCACCGAGATTCTCACCCAAAACGCCGAGACGGAGTACCTCAAACGCTTCGGCCTCAACGGCGCCACCGACCGTGACACTTTCAAGTCCAAGGTTCCCGTCGTGACCTACGAGGATCTGCAACCTGATATTCAGCGCATTGCAAATGGTGACAGCTCTCCCATCTTGTGCTCTCACCCAATCTCTGAGTTTCTCACCAG TTCTGGAACATCTGCCGGCGAGAGAAAGTTGATGCCAACCATTCATGAAGAAATGGACCGTCGTCAGTTACTGTACAGCCTGCTCATGCCTGTGATGAACCA ATACGTGTCTGATTTGGACAAAGGCAAGGCGCTTCACTTCCTGTTCATTAAGGCAGAGGCCAAGACACCCGGCGGGTTAGTGGCGCGTCCAGTGCTGACAAGCTACTACAAGAGCGAGCAATTCAGGAAAAGACCATTCGACCCTTACAACGTCCTCACTAGCCCCAACGAAGCCATCCTTTGCCCCGATTCCTTCCAGAGCATGTACACTCAGATGCTCTGCGGCCTCATCATGCGCCACGAGGTTCTCCGTGTCGGAGCCGTCTTCGCCTCCGGCCTTCTCCGTGCCATAAGGTTCCTTCAGCTCAATTGGGAACAACTTTCCCATGATATCCTCACCGGAACCCTAAACCCAAAGATCACTGAACCTTCCATCAAGGAACGCATGTCCAAGATCTTGAAACCCGACCCTCAACTCGCCGCTTTCATTAAAAACGAATGCTCCGTGGAAAACTGGGAGCGTATAATTGTGAGGATTTGGCCTAACACAAAATACCTTGACGTTATAGTCACTGGAGCCATGGCTCAGTATATTCCCACACTCGATTACTACAGTGGTGGCCTACCTAAACCCTGTACCATGTACGCTTCTTCTGAGTGTTTTTTCGGCCTCAACCTCAAACCCATGTCCGAACCCTCTGACGTGTCTTACACCATTTTACCCAACATGGGTTACTTCGAGTTTTTACCCCATGATGATTCCTCTCCTGTTACTCTCTCCAAGGACTCACCGCCTCGCTTGGTGGAACTCGCTGACGTGGAACTTGGTAAATACTATGAACTCATTATCACCACCTATTCAGGTCTTTGCCGTTACAGGGTCGGTGACATACTCCAAGTAACTGGTTTCCACAACTCCGACCCTCAATTCCGTTTCGTGAGGCGAAAGAACGTTTTGCTGAGCATTGACTCGGACAAAACCGATGAAGCGGAACTGCAAAAGGCCATCGAGAATGCCTCGGAGTTGCTGAAGGAGTTCAATACCAGCGTTGTGGAGTACACGAGCTTCGCTGACACGAAATCCATTCCGGGGCATTACGTGATTTACTGGGAGCTCATGATGAAGGACTCGTCTCACCCTCCAACGAACCAAGTTCTGAACCAGTGCTGCTTGGTGATGGAAGAGTCGCTGAACTCGGTTTATAGACAAGGGAGAGTTGCGGATAACTCTATTGGGCCGTTGGAGATACGAGTGGTGAAGAATGGAACGTTTGAGGAGTTGATGGACTACGCTATCTCGCGTGGTGCGTCGATAAACCAGTACAAAGTGCCAAGGTGCGTGAGCTTCACGCCCATAATGGAGCTACTTGACTCTAGGGtggtttcttttcattttagccCAGCTGCACCGCACTGGACCCCAGAACGTCGTCGTTGA